A region of Massilia sp. KIM DNA encodes the following proteins:
- a CDS encoding 3-(methylthio)propionyl-CoA ligase, translated as MPEYPMSPLAGQMMDQPLLISSIIAFAARHYGDSEIVSRRVEGDIHRYTYRDCERRARKLADALEHLGIRMGDRVATLAWNGYRHMELYYGVSGSGAVLHTINPRLHPEQIAYIVNHAEDQILFFDLTFLPAIEIMARSCKTVKRYVALCGREHMPRETSIPALLCYEELVEGGSEDYAWPEFDERSAASLCYTSGTTGNPKGALYSHRSTVLHAYASAMPNALNVSAADVVLPVVPMFHVNAWGLPYSVPLSGAKMVYPGAALDGKSLYELFEQEGVSFSAGVPTVWLGLINYVLENDLRFSTFRRTVIGGSSCPPAMMDTLIDRLRVQVVHAWGMTEMSPLGTACTLMGKHLQQPPEAQRAVLRKQGHAIYGVDMKIVDDDGAELPWDGATSGHLLVKGPWVVSGYFRGEGGEVLQDGWFPTGDVATIDPDGYLAITDRSKDVIKSGGEWIGSIDLENVAMAHPAVLQAACIAVPHPKWAERPLLVVVRRPGMELRREDLLAFFEGKVAKWWIPDDVVFADSLPVGGTGKIQKNKLREAYQQHRLPSA; from the coding sequence ATGCCTGAGTACCCGATGAGCCCCCTGGCCGGCCAGATGATGGACCAGCCCCTCCTGATTTCGAGCATCATTGCCTTCGCCGCCCGCCACTATGGCGACAGCGAGATCGTCTCGCGCCGGGTCGAGGGCGACATCCACCGCTACACCTACCGCGACTGCGAGCGGCGCGCGCGCAAGCTGGCCGACGCCCTGGAACACCTGGGCATCCGCATGGGCGACCGGGTCGCCACCCTGGCCTGGAACGGCTACCGCCACATGGAACTGTATTACGGCGTGTCCGGCTCCGGCGCCGTGCTGCATACGATCAACCCGCGCCTGCACCCCGAGCAGATCGCCTACATCGTCAACCACGCCGAAGACCAGATCCTGTTCTTCGACCTGACTTTCCTGCCCGCGATCGAGATCATGGCGCGCAGCTGCAAGACCGTGAAGCGCTACGTGGCCTTGTGCGGCCGCGAGCACATGCCGCGCGAGACCAGCATTCCTGCGCTGCTGTGCTACGAGGAGCTGGTCGAAGGCGGTTCCGAGGACTATGCCTGGCCCGAATTCGACGAGCGCTCTGCCGCTTCGCTGTGCTATACCTCGGGCACCACCGGCAACCCCAAGGGCGCGCTGTACTCGCACCGCTCGACGGTGCTGCACGCCTACGCCTCGGCCATGCCGAACGCGCTCAACGTCTCGGCGGCCGACGTGGTGCTGCCGGTGGTGCCCATGTTCCACGTCAACGCCTGGGGCCTGCCTTACTCGGTGCCGCTGTCGGGCGCCAAGATGGTCTACCCGGGCGCTGCGCTGGACGGCAAGTCGCTCTACGAACTGTTCGAGCAGGAGGGGGTGAGCTTCTCGGCCGGCGTGCCGACCGTGTGGCTGGGCCTGATCAACTACGTGCTGGAGAACGACCTGCGCTTCTCGACCTTCCGCCGCACCGTGATCGGCGGCTCGAGCTGCCCGCCGGCCATGATGGACACCCTGATCGACCGCCTGCGGGTGCAGGTGGTGCACGCCTGGGGCATGACCGAGATGTCGCCGCTGGGCACCGCCTGCACCCTGATGGGCAAGCACCTGCAGCAGCCGCCTGAGGCCCAGCGCGCCGTGCTGCGCAAGCAGGGCCACGCCATCTACGGCGTCGACATGAAGATCGTCGACGACGACGGCGCCGAGCTGCCCTGGGACGGCGCCACCTCCGGCCACCTGCTGGTGAAGGGGCCGTGGGTGGTGTCGGGCTACTTCCGCGGCGAAGGGGGCGAGGTGCTGCAGGACGGCTGGTTCCCGACCGGGGACGTGGCCACCATCGATCCCGACGGCTACCTGGCGATCACGGACCGCAGCAAGGACGTGATCAAGTCCGGCGGCGAGTGGATCGGCTCGATCGACCTGGAAAACGTGGCCATGGCCCACCCGGCGGTGCTGCAGGCGGCCTGCATCGCGGTGCCGCATCCGAAATGGGCCGAGCGGCCCTTGCTGGTGGTGGTGCGCCGGCCCGGCATGGAGCTCAGGCGCGAGGACTTGCTGGCCTTCTTCGAGGGCAAGGTGGCGAAGTGGTGGATCCCGGACGACGTGGTGTTCGCCGACAGCCTGCCGGTGGGCGGCACCGGCAAGATCCAGAAGAAC
- a CDS encoding YdiU family protein produces MDTAITADELPLNNSFAELPPAFYTRLMPTPLPSPYFIAASASAAALVGLDPATLAQEDFVAVFTGNKVAVRSQPLSAVYSGHQFGVWAGQLGDGRAITIGDLPTAGGSMELQLKGAGRTPYSRMGDGRAVLRSSIREFLCSEAMAALGIPTTRALVVTGSNQPVVRETVESAAVVTRMAPSFIRFGSFEHWYYRDKPDELRLLADTVIARFYPELAGAANPYKELLAEVTRRTARMIAHWQAVGFMHGVMNTDNMSILGLTLDYGPFGFMEAFDANHICNHTDQGGRYSYANQVPVGHWNCYALGNALLPLIGAPEEAEEALDVYRPAFGAKLDELLHAKLGLKESREGDGALFDAMFGLLQANHADFTLFFRRLGELKLDDPGQDAPLRDLFIDREAFDAWAATYRERLRAEGSQDGPRREAMHRVNPKYVLRNYLAQVAIEQAQNGNYEGVHKLLAVLERPFDEQPENAAYAALPPDWAAHLEVSCSS; encoded by the coding sequence TTGGACACTGCCATCACTGCCGACGAACTGCCACTGAACAATTCCTTCGCCGAATTGCCCCCGGCCTTCTACACGCGCCTCATGCCGACGCCTTTGCCGTCGCCCTATTTCATCGCGGCCAGCGCTTCCGCCGCCGCCCTGGTGGGGCTGGACCCGGCTACGCTCGCGCAGGAGGATTTCGTTGCCGTCTTCACCGGCAACAAGGTGGCGGTGCGTTCGCAGCCCCTGTCGGCCGTGTATTCGGGCCACCAGTTCGGCGTCTGGGCCGGCCAGCTCGGCGACGGCCGCGCGATCACCATCGGCGACCTGCCCACGGCAGGGGGTTCGATGGAGCTCCAGCTCAAGGGCGCCGGCCGGACCCCGTATTCGCGCATGGGCGACGGTCGCGCCGTCCTGCGCTCCTCGATCCGCGAATTCCTGTGTTCGGAAGCGATGGCCGCTCTCGGCATCCCGACCACCCGCGCCCTGGTGGTCACCGGCTCCAACCAGCCGGTGGTGCGCGAAACGGTGGAGAGCGCCGCGGTCGTCACCCGCATGGCGCCCTCCTTCATCCGCTTCGGCTCCTTCGAGCACTGGTATTACCGCGACAAGCCGGACGAGCTGCGCCTGCTGGCCGACACCGTCATCGCGCGCTTCTACCCCGAACTGGCGGGCGCCGCCAATCCCTACAAGGAGCTGCTGGCCGAAGTCACCCGCCGCACCGCGCGCATGATCGCGCACTGGCAGGCGGTCGGCTTCATGCACGGCGTCATGAACACCGACAATATGTCGATCCTGGGCCTGACCCTGGACTACGGCCCCTTCGGTTTCATGGAAGCCTTCGACGCCAATCACATCTGCAACCACACCGACCAGGGCGGACGCTATTCCTACGCCAACCAGGTGCCGGTCGGCCACTGGAACTGCTACGCGCTGGGCAATGCCCTGCTGCCCCTGATCGGCGCCCCCGAGGAGGCCGAGGAGGCGCTGGACGTCTACCGCCCCGCCTTCGGCGCCAAGCTCGACGAGTTGCTGCACGCCAAGCTCGGGCTGAAGGAAAGCCGCGAGGGCGATGGCGCGCTGTTCGACGCGATGTTCGGGCTGCTGCAGGCCAACCATGCGGATTTCACCTTGTTCTTCCGGCGCCTCGGCGAGCTGAAGCTGGACGATCCGGGCCAGGACGCACCCCTGCGCGACCTTTTCATCGACCGCGAAGCCTTCGACGCCTGGGCCGCGACCTACCGCGAACGCCTGCGTGCCGAAGGCAGCCAGGATGGGCCGCGGCGGGAAGCCATGCACCGGGTCAATCCGAAATATGTGCTGCGCAACTATCTGGCCCAGGTCGCGATCGAACAGGCGCAAAATGGGAACTACGAAGGGGTGCACAAGCTGCTGGCCGTGCTCGAGCGCCCCTTCGACGAACAACCCGAGAACGCAGCCTATGCGGCCCTGCCCCCTGACTGGGCGGCCCATCTTGAAGTAAGCTGCTCATCCTGA
- the msrB gene encoding peptide-methionine (R)-S-oxide reductase MsrB, with protein sequence MTEKVTKTDQEWRAQLDPMEYQVTRHAATERAFTGKYWDHHEHGIYHCVCCETPLFESDAKFDSGCGWPSYFRALDPDNVIEKEDGTHGMVRTEIICAVCDAHLGHVFPDGPPPTGLRYCINSAALRFEPI encoded by the coding sequence ATGACCGAGAAAGTGACCAAGACCGACCAAGAGTGGCGCGCCCAGCTCGACCCCATGGAATACCAGGTGACCCGCCATGCGGCCACCGAGCGCGCCTTCACCGGCAAGTACTGGGACCACCACGAGCACGGCATCTATCACTGCGTGTGCTGCGAGACCCCGCTGTTCGAGTCCGACGCCAAGTTCGATTCGGGCTGCGGCTGGCCCAGCTATTTCCGCGCCCTCGACCCCGATAATGTGATCGAGAAGGAAGACGGGACCCACGGCATGGTGCGCACCGAGATCATCTGCGCCGTCTGCGACGCCCACCTCGGCCACGTGTTCCCGGACGGCCCGCCGCCGACCGGCCTGCGCTACTGCATCAATTCCGCCGCCCTGCGGTTCGAGCCGATCTGA
- a CDS encoding septation protein A: MKFLFDLFPLILFFGVYKYGDSHQDWAHGLATQYLGGLIAGGVVPPGQSAILLATAVAIVATFLQIGYLLVRGRKVDNMLWVTLAVIVVAGGATIYFHDDTFIKWKPTILYWAFGVALLVAQVFYRKNLIRSVMEAQIKLPDPVWSRVGYAWIAFFFAVGLLNLVMAFVVFRSDTSAWVSFKVFGITAIFFGFVIVQTLFLSKHIQEDA; the protein is encoded by the coding sequence ATGAAATTCCTGTTCGACCTGTTTCCCCTGATTCTTTTCTTCGGCGTCTACAAGTACGGCGACAGCCACCAGGACTGGGCCCACGGCCTGGCCACCCAGTACCTGGGCGGCCTGATCGCCGGCGGCGTGGTGCCGCCCGGGCAGTCGGCCATCCTGCTGGCGACCGCGGTCGCCATCGTCGCCACCTTCCTGCAGATCGGCTACCTCCTGGTGCGCGGGCGCAAGGTCGACAACATGCTTTGGGTTACCCTGGCCGTCATCGTGGTCGCCGGCGGCGCCACCATCTACTTCCATGACGACACCTTCATCAAGTGGAAGCCGACCATCCTGTACTGGGCCTTCGGCGTGGCCTTGCTGGTGGCCCAGGTGTTCTACCGCAAGAACCTGATCCGCTCGGTGATGGAAGCCCAGATCAAGCTGCCCGATCCGGTCTGGAGCCGGGTCGGCTACGCCTGGATCGCCTTCTTCTTCGCGGTCGGCCTGCTGAACCTGGTGATGGCCTTCGTGGTCTTCCGCTCCGACACCAGCGCCTGGGTCAGCTTCAAGGTCTTCGGCATCACCGCGATCTTCTTCGGCTTCGTCATAGTCCAGACCCTGTTCCTTTCCAAACATATCCAGGAGGACGCATGA
- a CDS encoding BolA family transcriptional regulator — protein sequence MSTPSERTERLRARLEAELAPTLLEITDDSHLHAGHAGAASGGSHYSVKIASEKFEGRTLVMRHRLVYDAVHEMINKAEIHALAITAIAPSEQS from the coding sequence ATGAGCACCCCCAGCGAACGCACCGAGCGCCTGCGCGCCCGGCTGGAGGCCGAACTGGCCCCCACCCTGCTCGAAATCACCGACGACTCCCACCTGCACGCCGGCCATGCCGGCGCGGCCTCCGGGGGCAGCCACTACAGCGTGAAAATCGCTTCCGAGAAGTTCGAAGGGCGCACGCTAGTCATGCGCCATCGTCTTGTGTATGATGCCGTGCACGAAATGATTAACAAGGCGGAGATACACGCGCTTGCCATTACGGCGATCGCGCCCTCCGAGCAGTCCTGA
- a CDS encoding peptidyl-prolyl cis-trans isomerase: MTFKPARLLLALIAVASAPAFAQNLAVVNGKPIPSSRADAVVKQVVAQGQGQDSPQLREVIKRDLIAREVLMQEAIKQGYDKKPEVKAALDQARQAIVVNQLAKDYIAKNPVSDAEIKAEYDKFKAQTGDKEYHVRHILTENEADAKAIIAKLKGGAKFEELAKQSKDTGTANNGGDLEWAVPASFPPEFAAGFTKLQKGAITETPVKTQAGFHVIKLDDTRPAKLPSLEEVKPQIAESLTQTKLQAYQDEMVKKAKVQ; the protein is encoded by the coding sequence ATGACTTTTAAGCCAGCACGCCTGCTGTTAGCCCTGATCGCCGTTGCATCGGCGCCCGCCTTTGCCCAGAACCTCGCTGTGGTCAACGGCAAGCCGATCCCGTCGTCGCGTGCCGATGCGGTCGTCAAGCAGGTCGTGGCGCAAGGCCAGGGCCAGGATTCGCCGCAACTGCGTGAAGTGATCAAGCGCGACCTGATCGCGCGCGAAGTCCTCATGCAGGAGGCGATCAAGCAGGGTTACGACAAGAAGCCGGAAGTCAAGGCCGCGCTCGACCAGGCCCGCCAGGCCATCGTCGTCAACCAGCTGGCCAAGGACTACATCGCCAAGAACCCGGTGAGCGACGCGGAAATCAAGGCCGAGTACGACAAGTTCAAGGCCCAGACCGGCGACAAGGAATACCACGTGCGCCACATCCTGACCGAGAACGAAGCCGACGCCAAGGCGATCATCGCCAAGCTCAAGGGCGGCGCCAAGTTCGAGGAACTGGCCAAGCAATCGAAGGACACCGGCACCGCCAACAATGGCGGCGACCTGGAATGGGCCGTGCCGGCCTCGTTCCCGCCTGAGTTCGCTGCTGGTTTCACCAAGCTGCAGAAAGGCGCGATCACCGAGACCCCGGTCAAGACCCAGGCCGGCTTCCACGTGATCAAGCTGGACGACACCCGCCCGGCCAAGCTGCCGTCGCTGGAAGAAGTGAAGCCGCAGATCGCCGAGTCCCTGACCCAGACCAAGCTGCAGGCTTACCAGGACGAAATGGTCAAAAAGGCAAAGGTGCAGTAA
- a CDS encoding peptidylprolyl isomerase, with protein MILKPARLLLAMTAMVAMPAFAQNVATVNGKPIPQAKVDQLVKQVVAQGRATDSPQLREAIKRDLIGREVLIQEADKQNIGARADVKAAIDNARQSIIINAMLADYVKKNPIKDAEIKAEYDKYKAQVGDKEYHARHILVGTEDEAKAIITKLKGGAKFEELAKQSKDGTAQNGGDLDWASPAAYVPEFSKAMTALQKGAITETPVKTQFGFHVIKLEDTRAAKIPALDEVKQQVAEQLQQRQLAQYRESLVKKAKIQ; from the coding sequence ATGATTTTGAAGCCAGCCCGCCTGTTGTTAGCCATGACCGCAATGGTTGCCATGCCAGCATTCGCGCAAAACGTTGCTACCGTCAATGGCAAGCCGATCCCGCAGGCCAAGGTAGACCAGCTGGTCAAGCAAGTCGTCGCCCAAGGCCGCGCCACCGATTCGCCGCAACTGCGCGAAGCGATCAAGCGTGACCTGATCGGCCGCGAAGTGTTGATCCAGGAAGCCGACAAGCAGAACATCGGCGCGCGCGCCGACGTGAAGGCAGCGATCGACAACGCCCGCCAGAGCATCATCATCAACGCCATGCTCGCGGACTACGTCAAGAAGAACCCGATCAAGGATGCCGAGATCAAGGCCGAGTACGACAAGTACAAGGCACAGGTGGGCGACAAGGAATACCACGCACGCCACATCCTGGTGGGCACCGAGGACGAAGCCAAGGCCATCATCACCAAGCTGAAGGGTGGCGCCAAGTTCGAAGAGCTGGCCAAGCAGTCGAAGGACGGCACCGCCCAGAACGGCGGCGACCTGGACTGGGCGAGCCCGGCGGCCTACGTGCCTGAGTTCTCGAAAGCCATGACCGCCCTGCAAAAAGGCGCGATCACCGAGACCCCGGTCAAGACCCAGTTCGGTTTCCACGTGATCAAGCTGGAAGACACCCGTGCGGCCAAGATCCCTGCCCTGGACGAAGTCAAGCAGCAGGTCGCGGAACAGCTGCAGCAGCGTCAGCTGGCGCAGTACCGCGAAAGCTTGGTCAAGAAGGCCAAGATCCAGTAA
- a CDS encoding DNA-binding protein has product MNAKRQPNHDTPTDGEPGYDAVAAVASRLQDAGSEVTLDAVREALGDAPAAVVFKHLAAWRAEHVKQPELPRPELPEAVVNGLVDWVRQFADQASAGVRDSLAQSASDTEALLRASDSLGAERDALRLERDRALATSADQAEEIERLNAELRNARQIATEALVSKAKDQLAIDGKDKQLAELRAQLERNVTAQAEESDRRLAAEMELVGATTERDSLAAELKEVRRQLETSYAERSNLRAELEVLRSKR; this is encoded by the coding sequence ACGACGCCGTCGCCGCCGTCGCCAGCCGCCTGCAGGACGCGGGTAGCGAAGTGACCCTGGACGCCGTGCGCGAAGCCCTCGGCGACGCCCCCGCCGCCGTCGTCTTCAAGCACCTGGCCGCCTGGCGCGCCGAGCACGTGAAGCAACCCGAACTGCCGCGCCCGGAGCTGCCGGAAGCGGTGGTCAACGGCCTGGTCGACTGGGTCCGCCAGTTCGCCGACCAGGCCAGCGCCGGCGTGCGCGACTCGCTGGCCCAGAGCGCCAGCGACACCGAAGCCCTGCTGCGCGCCAGTGACAGCCTGGGCGCCGAACGCGACGCCCTGCGCCTGGAGCGCGACCGCGCCCTGGCGACCTCGGCCGACCAGGCGGAAGAAATCGAGCGCCTCAACGCCGAACTGCGCAACGCCCGCCAGATCGCCACCGAGGCCCTGGTCAGCAAGGCCAAGGACCAGCTGGCGATCGACGGCAAGGACAAGCAGCTGGCCGAACTGCGCGCCCAGCTCGAACGCAACGTCACGGCCCAGGCCGAGGAATCCGACCGCCGCCTGGCGGCCGAGATGGAGCTGGTCGGCGCCACCACCGAGCGCGACAGCCTGGCCGCCGAACTGAAGGAAGTCCGGCGCCAGCTCGAAACCTCGTATGCGGAACGCAGCAACCTGCGCGCCGAACTCGAGGTCCTGCGCAGCAAGCGTTGA